CGTCGATCCGGACCTCCTGCGCCGTGCCGGCTGCCTTCAGTGCGGGCGCGGTCTGCAGCACCCGCCGTCCGAGCACGTCGAAGACTTCGACGCTGACGCGGGCGTCTGTGCCGAGATCGAACTGCACCGTCGTCGCGGCCTGCACCGGGTTCGGATACGCGCCGCGGAGCGTGAACGCCGTCGGCGATACGGCTCCGTCCTCGTTCGACACGGCACCTATCGGCAGCAGCGCCGTCGTGCCGTCGGGGAAGACGGCGAGCAGGCCGAAGGCCGGGCCGTTCTGGTCGTTCTCCGGCGAGAGGAAGCCCGAGGCAAGCACGGTCAGCGCTACGCCGGCCGCACCGCTGAGGTCGGCGGCGAACGTGGCCGCGACCGTCGTGCCGTCGGCGAGCGTCACGTCGAGCGTGTACGCGCCGGCCGGGACGCCGATGTAGTCCGTGATGTCGCCGTACGTCGCGTCGTCGACGAGCGTCGCCACGTCGCGGGCGATCACGTCGACGGTCGGCGCGTCGGTGGCGCCGTGGACGACGCTGAACTGCACCTCGTCTTCTTCCGTCGACGCTTCCTGCGCGTCGTCGTCCACGAAGAGCGTGAACGCAATCGGCTCGCCCGACGGGTTCGCTTCGAACTGGCTCGGATCGAGCACGCCGTTCGCGATCACCGAGTACGTCGCACCCGGAAGGAGGACGACGGGGAACGTCGCGAGCCCATCGTCGGCGCTGTCCGAGTCGCCCGGCGCTACCGTGATCGAGAGCGTCGTGTTCGCCGGCAGGTCGATGAACGGCGTGGCGGCGCGGAAGGCGAGGTCGCCGATCGCGGGCTCATCCGTGCTCACCTCTTCGATGTAGATATCGACGACGGCCGCAGCGGGGTCGGCGGCGTTGTGGATCACCTGCACGCGGGCATCGGTGAGCTGCGGCAGGAGCGCCGTCGTGCCATCGGCGAAGACGGCGAGCAGGCCGAAGGCTTCACCGTTCTGATCGTTGTCGGGCGAGAGGAAGCCGGAGGCGAGGACGGTCAGCGCCGCACCCGCCGCGCCACGGAGGTCCGCTTCGAACGTCGCGACGATCACGTCGTTGGCCTCGTCGGGCGTGACATCGAGTAGGTAGCGGCCTTCAGGCACGCCGATGTACCCGGTGAGGTCGCCGTACGTCGCGCCGTCGACGAGCGTCGCCACGTCGCGGGCGATCACGTCGACCGCCGGCGCGTCGGTCGCGCCGTGGACGACGTTGAGTTGAATCTCGCCGGCCGTGTCGCTGTCCTCCTGCCCCGCTCCGTTGACGAAGAGCGTGAAGGCAATCGGCTCCCCGCTCGGGTTCGCCTCGAACTGGCTCGGGTCGAGCACGCCGTTCGCGATGAGCTGATACGTCTCGCCCTCTTCGAGCGTGTACTCGAAGGACGCGAGCCCGTCATCGGCGTTGTTGGAATTGCCGGGCGCGACGGTTACGGTCAGCGCGACGCCGGCCGGTACGGTCACGTACGGCGTGGCGGTGCGGAAGGCGAAGTCGTCGATGAACGGCTCCTCGGTGCTGACCTCCTCGACGTAGACGTCGACGACGGCGGCGCCGGGGTCGGCGGCGTTGTGGATCACCTGCAAGCGCGCGCCACCAGCGGCTTCGAGGAGCTGGCCGCGAACTTCGCCGCTCGGATTCCCGACCGAGTGGACGTTGACGTAGTACAGCCCTGCCGCGAGGTCGTCGGCCTGCGCCTGCGTCAGCGTGAACGAGTTGTTGCCAGGCTCGAACGTGCCGCCGCGATTGTCCCCGTCGAGCGTCGGGTCGAGCGGGAAGATGACGGGACCGTTCGCGTCGGCGGCGCCCCGGTGGATGTGGGCGCCGACGGCCGTGTTGAAGTCGGTCTCGAGCCCTTCGAAGCTGCCGCTCACCGTCAGCGAAAGCCCGTCGAGCACGGCCTCGACCGCGCCGGAGGCGTCGGTGTCGACGGGCGGGACTTCGTTCGCCCCGGCGAGATCGGCGGTGAACGTCTGCGCCCATGCCGGGGTCGCAGCGAAGAAGAGGAGCGCGACGGAGAGTGCAGCGAGCGCCCCGCGAGATGCAGAGTAGAAGTTAGACATGATGCCTCCATGCAAGAGTAAGGGAGAGCCCCGACGCCTCGAAGTGAACCACGTGAGCGGGCGCCTGGCGAGTTGTCATCCCCATTACCCGTCGCCATGCGGCGATGACTACCTACCATCAACTAAAACAGAGGCAAAAGAAAACCGGCGCAACGGAGAAATCCCGTTGCGCCGGTCATTACGTCTCCCAGCGTTTGCCGGAGAGAACGTCCGTTCTCTCGACGACGCGCGCTGTGGAGCACTACGGCAGGAGCACGGCGTCGATGGCGTGGATGACGCCATTCGACACGTCCACGTTCGGCACCACGACGGTGACGGTATTGTTGGCCCCGACGAGCGAGACGGTGCTGCCGGTAATGTCGACGGTCAGCGTGCCGCCGCCGAGCGTAGTGAGCACCTGCCCGTCGCTGAGGTCCGAGGCGAAGGCTTCGCCCTCGACCACGTGGTAGAGCAGGATGTCATCTAGGTCGTCCCGCGCAAGGAGCTCTTCGGCCGTCACGTTGAGCGCGGCGAGGAGGTCGGCGAAGGCCTGCTCCGTCGGCGCAAAGACCGTGAACGGGCCGTCGCCCTGGAGGTCGTCGACGAGGCCGGCCGCGCCGAGCGCCGCGACGAGCGTGTCAAAGCCCTGCAGCACCGCCACGTCCGTGACGTCGAGGTTCTGCGTCAGCACGCCGCTGATGAGGTGGACGACGCCGTTCGAGGCCTCGATGTCGGTCTGAACGATCTCGACGCCGTTGACGCTCGCGCCGCCGTCGAGGTCGATCGTGAGCGTGCTGCCCTCGACGGTCGTGACGGTCTGTCCGTCGGTGAGGTCGGCGGCGAGGATGCGGCCGGGGATGACGTGGTAGGTCAGCACCTTCTGGAGGAGGGCCTGGTTGCCGGAGGCGAGGAGCCGGGCGACCTGGTCCTGGTCGAGCGCGGCGAAGGCGCTGTTGACCGGGGCGAAGACGGTGAACGGGCCGTTGCCGTTGAGGGTGGAGACGAGCTCGGCGGCTTGAAGCGTGGTGACGAGCGTGCTGAGGTCGGGCGTGGCCTGCGCGACCTCGACAATCGTCTGCCCGTCGTCGTCATCGGCGTCGTCGCTGTCGCACGCGGCGAAGCTGAAGGCGAAGACGGGAAGCAAGAGCAGCGTGAGGAGGCGGTGGAATCGTAGGTGGGTCATCGGTGTGGGGTATGTGTCCAAGAGGAGTGAACTGCATCCCCTCTACCCGTCACCGCCCGAGCATACCCATCGGCCCCGAAAAGAAATCAGAGCCCGACCCGCAGCGTGACGACGGGCTGGATCCCGAGCCCGGTCCGCGCTACGGCCTCGAACCCTTCCCCAACCGGCCGCAGGCTGTAGTCGAGCACGTTCGCCCGGTCGAGCACGTTGAGCACGTCGACGGTGAGCGCCACGCTCGTGCCCGCCACGCGGCGGCTGTAGCCCACGCCGAGGTCGACCTCGTAGAGCGCGGGGAGGGCGCGCTCCTCCGGCAGCCCGATCTCGCCGCCGTTGCCGTGGAACGCGAGGAAGTCGTAGTACGCCTGCCGGTAGCCCCACGTCCGGCCCCACACGCCGCGCCCGCGCAGCCGCGTCACGAACCCGGTGCCGAGGTCGAGGTCGGCGCTGAGTTGGAGGCGGTGCGGCTGGTTCCACGGCGCCGGCTGCGTGCGCCCGTCGAAGCGGGACGGGAAGGTGCGGCGGGAGTAGCTGTAGTCGTAGCCGAGGCCGAGGCGGACGCGGCCTGTCTCGCGTTCGAGCCGGGCGCCGCCGCCGTACGCGAATCCGCGCGCCGCGCCGATGAACGAGGCCTGGGCGGCGTCGGCTTCGAAGCTGGCGCTGTGATCAAGGAGCGCGCCGTAGTCGAGCGCGAGGAGGTGCGGGAGGTGCTTGTAATACGTCTCGCCCCGGACCGTCCACCCGGCCGCGGGCGCGGCGAACCCCTCGGCGGCGAGGTGGAGCGCGCGCGGCGGCATGAGGCTCGCATCGACGGGCAGCCAGAACCGTACGCTCGGCACGATCGCGCTCGGCCCCACGCTCGTCACGTCGAACTGGTTCACGAACTGGCGGTAGAGCCCGGCGGCGAGGCGTACGGCGTACGGCCCGACGGGGCCGCGCTCGGCATCGTAGCGGAGGGCGACGCGCGGCTCGGCGTAGACGGCGGCGCGGTCCGGCACCCACGTCATCCGAAGCCCGGCTTCGAGCGTCGTCCGGCGCGAAACATGGACGCGGTCGGTGACGAAGGCGGCGACGCGGCCGAGCGTGCTCGCGCTCCGCAGCGGCCGGAGGTAGGGATTGTCGAGGTGGAAGGCGTGATCCACGACGGCGCCCTCGACGCCGACCTCGACGAGGTGCGTCGGCGACAGGCTGTAGTCGAGCCCGGCCTCGGCGACCCACTCGGTGAAGCGGTTGCCGTCGTCGGGGAGCGGCTCGGCGGCGAGGGCGTCGCGGAGCGCCGTCTCGAAATCCGAGATCGAGCCCGTCTCCGGCGCATAGCCGATGTCGGCCGCGTCGAGCGCCTGATAGCCGTGAGCGAGTGTGTGGTGGCTGGCGCGGACGCCGGCGTATCCGAGCGCCCGCGCGCCGAGGAGCGACTCGACCCGGACCCGCCCGGTCGTGTTCGTCCAGCGGTAGCGGTCGCGGCTGAGCGTGAGTTGCTCCGGGCTCTCCGCCGCGCCGAAGCCCGCCGCTAACAGCTCCGTCTCTACTTCGTTCGAGCCGCGATACGCCGAAGCGCGCAGCGTACGGAACGGGCCGAGCTTGACGCGGACCGCCGCGTGGAGGTCGGTGAACGCTACGTCCGAGCCGTGGCGGTGCGGCTGGAAGGTGAGTTCGTCGCTCGCTCCGCCGGACGGCGTCGCCACAGAAATCAGGAGGGGGTCGATGTCGTTCCAGTGGCGGAGCGCCGCGTCGAGCGTGCCGGGCCGGTAGAGGCTCCACAAGCTCGTCCGCGCGGCCGCCATCGCCGCCACGTTTGCGCTGCCGCCGCCGACGTGGACGTTCGCGCTGTACGGGTCGAGCTGGGCCGTGGCCGCGAGCGGGCCGTTCCCGAGCGCCTGGTCGATCTCGACCACGCCCGCCGTGTAGCTCCCGTGCGCCGCGCCGAAGCCCGCCTTCCGCACGGTGAGCCGCTCGACCGCGAGCGGGCTGAACGCGGTGAGCACACGTCCGAGCGAGACGGGGTCGAAGACCGGCGCGCCGTCGAGCGTGGTGACGTGCTCGCCGGCCTCGCCGCCCTGGATGCTGAGGTCGGCGAGGAGCGGGCGGTCGGCGATGCCGAGGAGCGTGCGGGCGCTGCGGGCGGCGTCGGCCGGGCCGAGCGTGGCGGCCTGCGACTCGGCGGCGGAGAGGTCGGACTGGCCGGGGAGCGCGGACGGCGCCCGTTGCTGCAACCCGTCCACGACGACGGGCGACGCGGCGAACGGCTTCGGCCGGAGCGCGATTCGATGGCGCGCCCGCCCGTCGGCCGGCACCCACACGCGCTCCGCCACCGGCTCGTATCCGATGAACGACGCCGTCACGCGGTACGGCCCCGGTTCGAGCGCCGAGAACGTGAACATCCCCGCCGCGTTCGCCGCCATGCCTGCCGAGGCATCGGCGAGGAGCACGCTCGCGCCCGGCAGCGGCTCGCCCGTGTCGCCGTCCACGACGATGCCCGCGAGGCTGCCGTACTGCGGAACCTGCTCGGCGCGCTCAATAACGACGTACGTGCCCGACGAGAGCTGGTAAAAGTCGAGTCCCGCGCTCTCGACGATGCAGCGAAGGAGCGCTTCGGCGCTGGCGTCCGTCCGGCGGCAGAACGTCCGTTCGGCGCCGATCTCGTCGCCGTAGACGAGGCTGATGTCGGTGAGCGCGACGAGTTCTTCGAGCGCCTGCTCCAGCGGTACGTCGCGGAGCGCGAGGGAATACGCCGCCTCCTGCGCCTGCGCCGGGAGGGCGAGGCACGTCAGCAGGACGAGGGCGCAGCGGCGGAGAAGCATCGGTCGGCGGCGGGTGGGCGGCTCAGTACACCTCGAAGCCCCGGCTGGTTCGGCGGTAGCGGAGGTCGCGCGCCGTGCAGAGGTCGCGCAGGATCGCCTCGGCGTCGGTCGGCTGCGGGAAGTAGAGCGTGAGCGTGTCGCCTGCGGCGTCCGGCGCGTTCAGCGTGATCTCGACAGCGAAGCGGCGTTCGAGTTCGGCGAGGACGGCGGCGAGCGGGACACCCTGCGCGGCGAAGCCTCGGCTCCGCCACGCGAGGGCCTGCGCTACGCCTGAGGCCTCGACCGTCGGCACGCCGCCGACCACGCGGGCGCGCTCCCCAGCGTCGAGCACGACGGCCTCGGCCGCCGCCGTGCCGTCGACCTGCACGCGGCCTTCGGCGACGGTCACTACGGTCGAGCCGTCGCGCGTCCGCACGTTGAACGCGGTCCCGAGCACACGGACGCGGGCGTCGGCCGTCTCGACGACGAACGGCCGCCCGTCCGTCTCGACGTCGAAATAAGCCTCGCCGACGAGGCGGACCGCCCGCGTTTCGGCGGCGATGAACGGGAGCCGCCAGAACGCGCGGGGATATTCGATGGCCGAGCCGCTGTTGAGCTCGACCGTCGAGCCGTCGGGGAGGGCGACGGTCGTGAACGAACCGGCCGGTGCCGTGACCGATACCGGCGCGCTGAGGTAGACCCAGCCCGCCACGGCGAGCAGAGCGGCGAGCACCGGCGCGAGGATGCGAACCCGGCGACGCTCGCTCCGGCGTGGGGCGCGGTCGGCAGCCCGGTCGGCCGTGCGGCGGCTGGCGGGCGCGTCGAGCGTTGCGGCGCGGAGGCGGTCCCACGCTGCGCCGTCGGCGTCCGACGGCTCGGGGGCCGCTTCGCCGAGGAGGTCCCACACACGCGCGAGTTCGGCGGCGTCGGGCTCGTCCCGCAGGCGGGCGTCGAGTTCGGGGGGGATGGGCGTGCGCTTCTTCATCGCTGGATCAGGCTCGGCTCGTAGGCGGCCGTACAGTCCCGTAAATACTTGAGGGCTTTCACGAGGTGGTTGTTGACGGTGCGGGGCGAGACCTCCATCACGTCGGCGATCTCGTCGTGGCTGAGGCCGTCGAAGCGGCTCAGCGTGAGGGCTTCGCGCTGGCGCTCGGGCAGTTCCGCGATCCACGCGTCGAGGTGGCGGCGGAGCTCGCGGCCCTCGGCGTGGGCGTCGGGCGTCGGTTCGCGGTAGACCTCGGGGTCGTAGTCGGTGAGGAGGTCACGGCGGGTCTGGCGGTCGCGGACGCGGTTGAGGGCGAGGTTGCGGACGGTCCGGTAGAGCAGCGCCTTCAGCGAGCGGTTCGGGTCGAGCGTGGCGCGGCGTTCCCAGATGCGGACGAAGGCGTCCTGCACGAGGTCGTGCGCCGCCACCGCATCGTGGGTGTACGTCGTGGCGTAGCGGACGAGCGCGCCGTGCGTGGCGCGGAACACGGCCTCGAAGGCGTGCGGGTCCGACGCGGCGAGCCGTCGGCACCAGGCGGCGAACGGGTCGGTGTCGGGGAGCGGATCGGAGGACACGAAAGCCGGGGCGGGCAGCGTGAGGGTGAGGGCGCGCATAGGCCGGGGAGCGAGTTCACCGAGAATACCCGGGACCGCTCGGTCGTGACTACCGAGACGGCGCGCGGCACGTCCAATGCGTTAATACGCCATAGGGTACGGACGATATACCGTAGGTTGGGCAACAGCCCCGGAAGCCCTTCCACCTGCGCCGTCGCTGCGCAAACCTCGCCTTCCATCGGGCGTACACCCCGTGCTCACGCTCCGCTCGCTCCTCCCATTCCCGACGTGCATTCCAGTCCCGTCCTCTCGATCCCCTCGGCCCACACCGACGAAGGCTTCCACGATCTGCTGATCGAGCTTCGCCGCCACCTCCACCAGTACCCGGAGGTCGGATTCCGTGAGCACGAGACGTCCCGCTACCTCCGCGCCTGCCTCGAAACCTACGGGTTCGAGATCCACGGCCCCCTCGCCGGGACGGGATTCTACCTCGACATCGAGGGTGCCCATCCCGGCCCGACCGTCGCGTACCGGACCGAGCTCGACGCGCTCCCGATGCAGGACGCGAAGACGTGCGCCTACGCCTCGACCGTCGCCAACATGGCGCACCTCTGCGGTCACGACGCCCACATGGCCGTCGCCGTCGGCGTGGCGCTCCTGCTCGACGAGCGGCGCGACGCCCTCTACGGCACCGCCCGCATCCTCTTCCAGCCGAACGAGGAGAGCACCCCCTCCGGCGCGCCCCGCATGATGGCCGACGGCGTGCTCGACGCTCGACCCGGCCAGCGCGACGGCGCCGTCCGCGAGATCTTTTGCATCCACGTCGACTCCAGCCTCGACGTCGGCCGCTTCGGGCTCCGCACCGGCGCCATTACCGCGGCGACGGCACCGTGGGAGGTCCGAATCACGAGCGGCGGTTCGGGGCATTCCGCCCGGCCGTACGAGACCGTCGACACGGTGTGGCTGGCGACGCAGATCCTCAACACGTTCTACCAGCTCCCCGGTCGCATCCACGACGCGCGCCGCACGGCCGTGCTCACCGCCTGCCGCTTCCGCGCGGGCGAGGCGCTCAACGTCATCCCCTCGGAGGTCGAGTTCGGCGGCACGCTCCGGTGCGTGGACTTCGACGCGCTCCACTTCCTCGCCGACAAGATGCAGGCCGTCGCCGAAGAGATGGGCGCGCTCTACGACGCGCAGATTCAGTTCGACATCGACGACAACCTCCCGCCCGTCGTCAACGACGCCGCGCTCGTCGAGACTGTCCGCGACCTCATCGTGGAGCAGCACGGCAAGGCCGCGGTGCACACGATCCCCGAGCCGAGTATGGGCGGCGAGGACTTCGCGTTCTACGCGCAGGAGATCCCCGGCATGCTCCTCCGCGTCGGCACGCGGAGCGGGAAGGAGACGAGCTACCCGCTCCACCACGCCCTCTTCGACGTGACCGAGGAGGCGCTGCCCGCCGCCGCTCACCTCATGGCCGACGTGATCGCTCAACGCCTGTCCATTGGGGGCTGACATCGTTCCATCCGGCGGCGTCACGCGGGTCGGACACTCGTCGTCTGCACTTCGGAGGCTCGGGTAACGGTGCGTTTGTTCGCTGCCTTCGCTCGCGGCTCCACCGTATACTGTGCGCCGACGCCGGGCACCTCTCCGGCCCCGCTCCTCCGTTGACCGTTTCGCGCCGCTATGTCCGGGCTCCGCCGCGCCCTCCCCCTCCTCCTCGCCCTCCTCTGGACCTCGGCCGCCCTTGCCCAAGTGCAGGACGACTTCGCCGACGGCGACTTCACCGCCGACCCCGCGTGGACGGGCGACACCGACCGCTTCACTGTCGTCCCGTTCGGCGCTGACTTCGCGCTCCGCTCGGACGGGCTCGCCGCGTCGGATACGATCGCGCTCGCCACGGCGTCGAGCGTCGCATCCGGCCGGTGGACGTTCACGTTCCGCTGGGAAGCCAACCTCACGAACGCGAACGGTACGCGCGTCTACCTCATCGCCGACACGCCGGAGCTGACGGGTGAGGTGCAGGGCTATTACGTCCAACTCGGTACGAACAACTCCGACGAGGTCCGGCTCTACCGGCAAGACGGCCCGGCGACGTCCCGCACCGAACTCGGCGCAAGCGCCGGGCCGGTTGTGGTCGGCGACGAGGGGACGGTGGCGGTCGAGGTGTTGCGCGACGACAGCGGGACGTGGCAGGTTAACGTAGACGGCGCGCCCGTCATCACGGGGGTGCAGGACGACACGTACGCCACGAGCGCCGCGCTCGGCGTGTGGCTCAAGCACTCGTCGGCGAATGGCGCGGCCTTTTTCTGGGACGACTTCCTCGCCGATCCCGACGCGGGCGACCTCTCCCCGCCCGTACCGCTCAGCGTCGCGGTGCAGGACGGCGGCGGCACGCTCCTCGTCCAGTTCGACGAAGCGCTCGCCCCGACGACGATTCAGCCGGCCAACTTCTCGCTCGACAACGGCGTCGGTGCCCCGAGCACGGCAGCGATCGCCGGACAGGGCGACGCGGTCCGGCTCACGTTCGCCACGCCGATCCCGTCGGGCGACTACACGCTCTCGATCAGCGAAGTCTCCGACACGGAGGGCAACGTCGTCCCACCGGGCACGACGATTGGGTTCACGTTCGAGGCCGACACCATGCCGCCCGACCTCGTCAGCGCCGAAGCCCTCGACGCAACGACCATCGCCGTCACCTTTAGCGAGCCCGTCGACGGCCTCGACCCGTCGCTCTACGACGTCGCGCCCGGCATCGGAGCGCCGAGCGAGGTCGTGGCGATCCCCGAGAATCCGCAGACGGAATACTTCCTCTTGCTGGACCAACCGCTACAGTCGGGCACCCTGTACACCGTCACGGCGACGAACGTCGCCGACACCGAAGGGAACGTGCAGCCGGAGACCTCGGCGAGCTTCTTCTTCGGCGATTTCGACACGCCCGACGTGCGCGACATCGTCGTCAACGAGATCCTCTACGACCCGCCGGAGGTGAACACGAACGAGTTCGTCGAGCTGCTCAACCGGACCGACGACCAGACCTTCGACCTCAGCCAGCTCACGTTCTCGGACAACACATCGAACCCCGTCCCGCTCACCGGCGAGCCGACGGCGCTCGGCCCCGGGGAGTACGTCGTGCTCGTCCGCAACGCCGACGCCTTCCAGCAGCGGTTCCCCGGCGTGCCGTTCCTCGCCGTCGCCGGCTTCCCCGCGCTCAACAACGATGGCGATACGCCGACGATCCGGCTCGGCGACACCGTGATCGACGCTGTGCCGTACGCCGCGAACTGGGGCGGTAATGATGCCTCGCTCGAACGCCGCGACCCCGACGGCCCGAGCACGAGCGCCACGAACTTCGCCACGACGACGGACCCGCGCGGCGGAACGCCCGGCGAGCAGAACACCGCGTTCGAAGTCGACACGGCGCCGCCCGCACC
Above is a genomic segment from Rhodothermales bacterium containing:
- a CDS encoding DUF4397 domain-containing protein, translated to MSNFYSASRGALAALSVALLFFAATPAWAQTFTADLAGANEVPPVDTDASGAVEAVLDGLSLTVSGSFEGLETDFNTAVGAHIHRGAADANGPVIFPLDPTLDGDNRGGTFEPGNNSFTLTQAQADDLAAGLYYVNVHSVGNPSGEVRGQLLEAAGGARLQVIHNAADPGAAVVDVYVEEVSTEEPFIDDFAFRTATPYVTVPAGVALTVTVAPGNSNNADDGLASFEYTLEEGETYQLIANGVLDPSQFEANPSGEPIAFTLFVNGAGQEDSDTAGEIQLNVVHGATDAPAVDVIARDVATLVDGATYGDLTGYIGVPEGRYLLDVTPDEANDVIVATFEADLRGAAGAALTVLASGFLSPDNDQNGEAFGLLAVFADGTTALLPQLTDARVQVIHNAADPAAAVVDIYIEEVSTDEPAIGDLAFRAATPFIDLPANTTLSITVAPGDSDSADDGLATFPVVLLPGATYSVIANGVLDPSQFEANPSGEPIAFTLFVDDDAQEASTEEDEVQFSVVHGATDAPTVDVIARDVATLVDDATYGDITDYIGVPAGAYTLDVTLADGTTVAATFAADLSGAAGVALTVLASGFLSPENDQNGPAFGLLAVFPDGTTALLPIGAVSNEDGAVSPTAFTLRGAYPNPVQAATTVQFDLGTDARVSVEVFDVLGRRVLQTAPALKAAGTAQEVRIDAGSLPSGAYLYRLTAETAADTLVQSGRLTVIR
- a CDS encoding fasciclin domain-containing protein; translation: MTHLRFHRLLTLLLLPVFAFSFAACDSDDADDDDGQTIVEVAQATPDLSTLVTTLQAAELVSTLNGNGPFTVFAPVNSAFAALDQDQVARLLASGNQALLQKVLTYHVIPGRILAADLTDGQTVTTVEGSTLTIDLDGGASVNGVEIVQTDIEASNGVVHLISGVLTQNLDVTDVAVLQGFDTLVAALGAAGLVDDLQGDGPFTVFAPTEQAFADLLAALNVTAEELLARDDLDDILLYHVVEGEAFASDLSDGQVLTTLGGGTLTVDITGSTVSLVGANNTVTVVVPNVDVSNGVIHAIDAVLLP
- a CDS encoding carboxypeptidase regulatory-like domain-containing protein, producing the protein MLLRRCALVLLTCLALPAQAQEAAYSLALRDVPLEQALEELVALTDISLVYGDEIGAERTFCRRTDASAEALLRCIVESAGLDFYQLSSGTYVVIERAEQVPQYGSLAGIVVDGDTGEPLPGASVLLADASAGMAANAAGMFTFSALEPGPYRVTASFIGYEPVAERVWVPADGRARHRIALRPKPFAASPVVVDGLQQRAPSALPGQSDLSAAESQAATLGPADAARSARTLLGIADRPLLADLSIQGGEAGEHVTTLDGAPVFDPVSLGRVLTAFSPLAVERLTVRKAGFGAAHGSYTAGVVEIDQALGNGPLAATAQLDPYSANVHVGGGSANVAAMAAARTSLWSLYRPGTLDAALRHWNDIDPLLISVATPSGGASDELTFQPHRHGSDVAFTDLHAAVRVKLGPFRTLRASAYRGSNEVETELLAAGFGAAESPEQLTLSRDRYRWTNTTGRVRVESLLGARALGYAGVRASHHTLAHGYQALDAADIGYAPETGSISDFETALRDALAAEPLPDDGNRFTEWVAEAGLDYSLSPTHLVEVGVEGAVVDHAFHLDNPYLRPLRSASTLGRVAAFVTDRVHVSRRTTLEAGLRMTWVPDRAAVYAEPRVALRYDAERGPVGPYAVRLAAGLYRQFVNQFDVTSVGPSAIVPSVRFWLPVDASLMPPRALHLAAEGFAAPAAGWTVRGETYYKHLPHLLALDYGALLDHSASFEADAAQASFIGAARGFAYGGGARLERETGRVRLGLGYDYSYSRRTFPSRFDGRTQPAPWNQPHRLQLSADLDLGTGFVTRLRGRGVWGRTWGYRQAYYDFLAFHGNGGEIGLPEERALPALYEVDLGVGYSRRVAGTSVALTVDVLNVLDRANVLDYSLRPVGEGFEAVARTGLGIQPVVTLRVGL
- a CDS encoding FecR domain-containing protein, which codes for MKKRTPIPPELDARLRDEPDAAELARVWDLLGEAAPEPSDADGAAWDRLRAATLDAPASRRTADRAADRAPRRSERRRVRILAPVLAALLAVAGWVYLSAPVSVTAPAGSFTTVALPDGSTVELNSGSAIEYPRAFWRLPFIAAETRAVRLVGEAYFDVETDGRPFVVETADARVRVLGTAFNVRTRDGSTVVTVAEGRVQVDGTAAAEAVVLDAGERARVVGGVPTVEASGVAQALAWRSRGFAAQGVPLAAVLAELERRFAVEITLNAPDAAGDTLTLYFPQPTDAEAILRDLCTARDLRYRRTSRGFEVY
- a CDS encoding RNA polymerase sigma-70 factor, with the translated sequence MRALTLTLPAPAFVSSDPLPDTDPFAAWCRRLAASDPHAFEAVFRATHGALVRYATTYTHDAVAAHDLVQDAFVRIWERRATLDPNRSLKALLYRTVRNLALNRVRDRQTRRDLLTDYDPEVYREPTPDAHAEGRELRRHLDAWIAELPERQREALTLSRFDGLSHDEIADVMEVSPRTVNNHLVKALKYLRDCTAAYEPSLIQR
- a CDS encoding amidohydrolase; the protein is MHSSPVLSIPSAHTDEGFHDLLIELRRHLHQYPEVGFREHETSRYLRACLETYGFEIHGPLAGTGFYLDIEGAHPGPTVAYRTELDALPMQDAKTCAYASTVANMAHLCGHDAHMAVAVGVALLLDERRDALYGTARILFQPNEESTPSGAPRMMADGVLDARPGQRDGAVREIFCIHVDSSLDVGRFGLRTGAITAATAPWEVRITSGGSGHSARPYETVDTVWLATQILNTFYQLPGRIHDARRTAVLTACRFRAGEALNVIPSEVEFGGTLRCVDFDALHFLADKMQAVAEEMGALYDAQIQFDIDDNLPPVVNDAALVETVRDLIVEQHGKAAVHTIPEPSMGGEDFAFYAQEIPGMLLRVGTRSGKETSYPLHHALFDVTEEALPAAAHLMADVIAQRLSIGG